A window of Shewanella mesophila contains these coding sequences:
- a CDS encoding cell division protein ZapA, with protein MSSHAIEISLMGRTYSIACPIGQEDALRHVAANLEKQLSSLRARTNNLSREEIAIMAALNIGYELLEEQQKNQDYIKQMDDKIGLLQSTLESALVERSSQDD; from the coding sequence ATGAGTAGCCATGCTATAGAAATTAGCTTAATGGGCCGTACCTACTCCATCGCTTGCCCTATTGGTCAAGAAGATGCTTTGCGCCATGTAGCGGCTAATCTGGAAAAACAGTTAAGCTCTCTTCGTGCCCGTACTAATAATTTGAGTAGGGAAGAGATCGCTATCATGGCTGCGTTAAATATTGGCTATGAGCTGTTAGAAGAACAGCAAAAAAATCAAGATTATATAAAGCAGATGGACGACAAAATTGGTCTGCTGCAATCAACTTTAGAGAGTGCGCTGGTTGAGCGTTCATCTCAAGATGATTAA
- a CDS encoding UPF0149 family protein — protein MATPPSLSIDSLLAELNSAEIAQHPVEVHGSLVGLICGGVGQAKSEWLKSLLELINDGQLPPPSLTQLLEELYQDTLARITDEDFGFTPMAPEEEEPLAKRVEALSLWVQSFLTGLAIVQPKLNRASRDVKEVINDLAEIAQVEFDVGDDDESEAAYIELMEFARMAALLCYAEFGREQHENIDQDSTIH, from the coding sequence ATGGCAACGCCCCCCTCTTTGAGTATTGATAGTTTATTGGCAGAGCTTAATAGCGCTGAAATTGCACAGCATCCTGTAGAAGTACATGGCTCATTAGTTGGGCTCATTTGTGGTGGTGTGGGGCAAGCGAAAAGTGAATGGTTGAAATCGCTGCTCGAACTTATTAACGATGGCCAGCTGCCGCCACCTTCGTTAACTCAGTTACTAGAAGAACTCTATCAAGATACCTTAGCCCGTATTACCGATGAAGACTTTGGCTTTACCCCTATGGCACCAGAAGAGGAGGAGCCTCTCGCTAAGCGAGTTGAAGCGCTGTCCTTATGGGTGCAAAGTTTCTTAACGGGCCTTGCTATCGTGCAGCCAAAGTTGAACCGTGCTTCTCGGGATGTCAAAGAGGTCATAAACGATCTTGCCGAAATCGCTCAGGTGGAGTTCGATGTTGGCGATGATGATGAATCTGAAGCAGCCTATATTGAGCTAATGGAGTTTGCCCGCATGGCAGCGCTGCTGTGTTATGCGGAATTTGGTCGCGAGCAACACGAAAATATAGATCAAGATTCAACAATTCATTAA
- the ubiH gene encoding 2-octaprenyl-6-methoxyphenyl hydroxylase translates to MTASTLTHTQKAQTQNTPVPDEFDIAIVGGAMAGATLALGLAKLSEELKRPLKIALIEASRPGAEHPGFDARSIAIAQGSVFELTRLGLWPKLMHLGTAIENIHVSDRGHFGMTTLNANDFHLPYLGQVVELQRVGAALFSLLDKQQVKLYCPAKVATITAGVDSNQLLLDDGHQFNAKLVVAADGLNSIVRRDFKLPLEQVDFEQVAVVANIATDKPHEQWAFERFTGTGPLALLPMANVDGQARVSLVWALSPEKAQQMLAASKAQFLSTLQSDFGFRAGEFIDVGERHAYPLKLSYMQRPIYQRTVFIGNAAQTLHPIAGQGFNLGLRDLVCLIDQVRTALIHDEDIGGAKLTHQYLAERTDDRESTINNVEFLVRGFSNQYWPLVAGRNLGLRLLSWCPPLKTPIARKAMGWKSPQTTTSFL, encoded by the coding sequence ATGACCGCTTCGACCTTAACTCATACACAGAAAGCTCAGACTCAGAATACGCCAGTGCCAGATGAGTTCGACATCGCTATTGTTGGTGGTGCCATGGCTGGTGCGACGTTAGCGTTAGGGCTAGCCAAACTGTCAGAAGAGCTTAAACGTCCTCTTAAAATAGCGCTAATTGAGGCGAGTCGCCCCGGCGCTGAGCATCCAGGCTTCGATGCTCGCTCGATTGCCATCGCCCAAGGTTCTGTTTTCGAACTCACGCGCTTGGGACTCTGGCCAAAGCTTATGCATCTTGGCACCGCTATTGAAAACATTCATGTCTCCGATCGTGGTCATTTCGGCATGACTACCCTCAATGCCAATGACTTTCATCTGCCTTATCTCGGTCAAGTGGTGGAGTTACAGCGAGTCGGTGCGGCGCTATTTAGCTTACTCGATAAACAGCAGGTTAAGCTTTACTGCCCCGCTAAGGTTGCCACTATTACAGCCGGGGTCGATAGCAATCAACTGCTGTTAGATGACGGTCATCAGTTTAACGCTAAGTTAGTAGTGGCCGCCGATGGACTCAATTCTATTGTTAGGCGCGACTTTAAATTACCACTTGAGCAGGTCGATTTTGAACAAGTCGCGGTGGTGGCTAATATCGCTACCGATAAGCCTCACGAACAATGGGCGTTTGAGCGCTTTACTGGCACAGGGCCATTAGCCCTATTGCCAATGGCTAATGTCGACGGTCAGGCGAGGGTATCCCTTGTGTGGGCCTTATCACCAGAAAAAGCACAGCAGATGTTAGCGGCATCGAAAGCGCAATTTTTATCAACACTGCAAAGTGATTTTGGTTTTAGGGCTGGGGAGTTTATCGATGTGGGTGAGCGTCACGCCTATCCTCTAAAACTTTCTTATATGCAAAGGCCTATCTATCAACGCACCGTCTTTATTGGCAATGCCGCCCAGACGCTGCATCCTATCGCCGGGCAAGGCTTTAACCTAGGATTGCGAGATCTAGTGTGTTTAATCGATCAGGTGCGCACAGCGTTAATCCATGATGAAGATATTGGCGGTGCTAAGCTGACTCACCAATACCTCGCCGAGCGCACTGATGATAGAGAGTCCACCATTAACAACGTCGAGTTTTTAGTGCGCGGCTTCTCTAATCAGTATTGGCCACTGGTCGCCGGACGTAACTTGGGCCTTCGACTGCTTTCGTGGTGCCCACCGCTTAAAACGCCTATCGCTCGAAAGGCAATGGGCTGGAAATCACCTCAGACAACGACTTCGTTTTTATAA
- a CDS encoding FAD-dependent monooxygenase, translating to MFSTQTYDVAIVGGGMVGLATAIGLAMEELRVVVIDAGETQAVSGGARLRVSAINKASQRLLTHLGAWAYVDESRIGPYQKMAVWDKDGLGKIGFDAHSISEQTLGSIIENDNIAHGLATRVAELSEITHLENRRLDKIAFGEREAWLTLDNGDNLSAALVIGADGANSWVRDQCKIPMTFWDYGHHALVASIRTELPHNDTARQVFLSEGPLAFLPLFEPDLCSIVWSVPPTKAQALLDGDTTEFERSLTAAFDGKLGMCKLASELQAFPLRMRYARHFARHRLVLVGDAAHTIHPLAGQGVNLGFLDAAATIESLAELKRKGKDIGDYANLRPLERWRKADALEMIAAMEGFKRLFDGSNPIKKALRDLGLNLVDNFSPVKTLFMQQAMGNKSRLPTLCK from the coding sequence ATGTTCAGTACACAAACCTATGATGTAGCCATTGTTGGTGGTGGTATGGTGGGACTGGCAACCGCCATAGGCCTTGCAATGGAAGAGTTGCGAGTCGTGGTTATCGATGCGGGCGAAACCCAAGCCGTTTCGGGAGGGGCTCGTTTGCGCGTCAGCGCGATTAATAAGGCGAGCCAACGTTTACTCACCCATCTTGGCGCTTGGGCTTATGTCGATGAATCTCGTATCGGGCCCTATCAAAAGATGGCCGTATGGGACAAGGATGGCCTAGGTAAAATAGGTTTCGATGCGCACAGTATTAGCGAGCAGACCCTAGGCAGCATTATTGAAAACGATAACATTGCTCATGGGCTAGCGACTCGAGTTGCTGAACTGAGTGAAATCACCCACCTTGAAAATCGCCGTTTAGATAAAATTGCCTTTGGCGAGCGAGAAGCCTGGCTCACTTTAGATAATGGCGACAACTTGTCGGCAGCCTTAGTGATTGGCGCCGATGGGGCTAATTCGTGGGTGCGCGATCAGTGTAAGATCCCGATGACCTTTTGGGATTATGGTCATCATGCCCTCGTGGCCTCGATCCGCACAGAACTCCCCCACAACGACACCGCTAGGCAGGTATTTCTTAGCGAGGGTCCATTAGCATTTTTACCTCTATTTGAACCCGATCTCTGCTCTATCGTGTGGTCGGTGCCACCTACCAAGGCGCAAGCGCTATTAGATGGCGACACCACAGAATTTGAGCGCAGCCTCACCGCTGCATTCGACGGTAAGCTTGGGATGTGTAAGTTAGCCAGTGAGCTACAAGCCTTTCCGCTGCGCATGCGTTATGCCCGCCACTTTGCTCGCCACCGTTTGGTTTTGGTTGGGGATGCGGCCCACACCATCCATCCGTTAGCTGGCCAGGGCGTTAACTTAGGTTTCCTCGATGCCGCCGCCACCATTGAATCCCTCGCAGAGCTTAAGCGTAAAGGTAAAGATATTGGTGATTATGCTAATTTGCGTCCACTAGAGCGCTGGCGTAAAGCCGATGCATTGGAGATGATTGCCGCAATGGAGGGCTTTAAGCGCTTATTCGATGGCAGTAATCCAATTAAGAAAGCGCTGCGAGATCTTGGCCTAAACTTGGTCGATAACTTTTCTCCTGTGAAAACACTGTTTATGCAGCAGGCGATGGGTAACAAATCTCGTCTGCCGACGCTGTGCAAATAG